The genomic region ATATTGGTGAGTGAACGTAAAGCTGCCTTAGATATGGCATTGAAACAGATAGAGAAACAATTTGGAAAAGGGTCAATTATGAAGCTTGGAGAAGAAACAGAACGAAGGGTTTCTACAATACCAAGTGGATCATTAGCGTTGGATGCAGCATTAGGAATTGGGGGATATCCTAGGGGGAGAATAATCGAAACGTATGGACCGGAAAGCTCTGGTAAAACGACAGTTGCTTTACATGCGATAGCTGAGGTACAAGCCCAAGGTGGTCAAGCTGCGTTTATTGACGCTGAGCATGCGTTAGATCCAGTTTATGCACAAAAGCTAGGTGTTAATATTGAAGAACTACTATTATCTCAACCCGATACAGGTGAGCAAGCACTGGAAATAGCTGAGGCACTTGTTCGAAGCGGAGCAGTTGATATTATTGTTATCGATTCTGTTGCTGCGCTTGTTCCAAAGGCAGAAATCGAAGGGGAAATGGGAGATTCACATGTTGGTTTACAAGCTCGATTAATGTCTCAAGCACTTCGTAAGCTTTCTGGAGCGATTAATAAGTCTAATACTATTGCCATTTTCATTAACCAAATTCGTGAAAAAGTGGGTGTTATGTTCGGGAACCCTGAAACAACACCAGGTGGGCGTGCACTTAAGTTCTATTCGTCTGTTCGTTTAGAGGTTCGTCGTGGCGAAACATTAAAACAAGGAAATGAAATGGTTGGGAATAAAACAAGAATTAAAGTCGTGAAGAATAAAGTAGCACCACCGTTCCGTTTAGCAGAAGTGGATATAATGTATGGGGAAGGTATCTCTAAAGAAGGTGAAATCATTGACTTAGGTTCTGAGCTTGATATCGTTCAGAAGAGTGGTTCATGGTATTCCTACAATGATGAACGTCTAGGTCAAGGTCGAGAAAATGCTAAGCAATTTTTGAAAGAAAACCCTGAAATTCGTCAAGAAATCATGGTTAAGATTCGTGAACATTATGGTCTAGATACGGGTATAGTAGAAGAAGGCCAAGATCAGTTAGACATCTAAATACGGTGCTTAAGGAGAGGGAATTCGCTTCAGAATTTACCTCTCCTTTCTTAAATTCAGAAGGTCTACAAAGGAAAGGAACTTCGCTGTGCAGCTAGGCCTACAGGATGTAGGTCATGAAGGCGTTGCGACAGGACGTCGCGAATTTAGCCTTCGTTCCTTGATGTTGTCCAGCTGCGTCGGCTTGTGGCTCGGGGTCAACTGGCCACCCCACTCCGGAAATCAGGATTTCCTGCGTGTCGCGTCAGTTGCCTGTCGCCCCAAATCGAGCCGACTACGCTTAGGCCTACAGGATGTAGGTCATGAAGGCGTTGCGACAGGACGTCGCGAATTTAGCCTTCGTTCCTTGATGACTCAAGTTTATACGTCGCTAAACGGTCAGTTCCGCATTTCTTTTTGTCTAGCTGCGTCGGCTTGTGGCTCGGGGTCAACTGCCACCCCACTCCGGAAATCAGGATTTCCTGCGTGTCGTGTCAGTTGCCTGTCGCCCCAGATCGACCCGACTTCGCTTTTCTTTGTGGAATTGTTTTCCTCTTATGGAGCGAACCCCTTGACAATCAAATTTTACAGAATTAAAATTAACTTGTATAATTTTAATTTTTTTCAATGAGTTATGAAAATCTTAGAGCTGTATATTGAAGAGATGTAATACAATGTATCAGCAGACATGTTAAAAACATGAGTTAAAGTTTCATAGCAATAGGAGGTGAAATAATGCAAGAAGCATTGATTCTTATCATCTCCATTTTGCTTGGCCTAATCGTAGGTGTCGTTGTTGGCTATTTTTATCGAAGATCGATTGCAGAAGCAAAAATTGCAGGCGCCCATAACGCTGCAGATCAAATTCTTGAAGAAGCAAAGCGTGAAGCTGAAGCTCTTAAGAAGGAAGCGCTCTTAGAAGCAAAAGATGAAAATCACCAGCTTCGTATTGAAACAGAACGTGAACTTCGTGAACGAAGAAATGAATTGCAAAAACAAGAAAATCGGTTAATGCAAAAAGAAGAGAACCTTGATCGAAAAGACGAATCTCTGGCAAAACGTGAGATGACTTTAGAACGAAAAGAGGATTCTCTCATCAAAAGACAACAACATATTGATGAGATGGAAAGCAAAGTGGACGAGATGAAACAATCTCAGCAAGCTGAACTAGAACGCATTTCAAGTTTAACTAGAGATGAAGCAAGAGCCATTATTCTTGATCAAGTTGAGAGTGAGCTTTCCCATGATATTGCCATAATGGTAAAGGAACAAGAGAACCGTGCCAAGGAAGAGGGAGATAAGAAAGCGAAAGAGATTCTTTCTTTAGCTATTCAACGTTGTGCAGCTGAGCATGTAGCAGAAACGACAGTATCAGTTGTAAATCTTCCAAATGATGAGATGAAAGGTAGAATAATCGGTCGTGAAGGTCGTAATATTCGAACACTTGAGACATTAACAGGAATTGATTTAATTATTGATGATACTCCAGAAGCAGTTATTTTATCAGGGTTTGATCCAATACGTCGTGAAACAGCTCGTATTGCTCTTGAGAAACTTGTTCAGGACGGTCGTATACACCCAGCTCGTATAGAAGAGATGGTAGACAAGTCTAGACGCGAGGTAGATGAATATATTCGCGAAGTGGGAGAACAAACGACTTTTGAAGTAGGCGTACATGGACTCCATCCTGACTTAATCAAAATTTTAGGACGTTTAAAGTATCGTACAAGTTATGGTCAAAATGTTCTGAAGCACTCTATGGAAGTAGCGTTCCTATCTGGACTACTTGCTGCAGAATTAGGAGAAGACGAAACCCTTGCTCGTCGTGCTGGTTTACTTCATGATATCGGTAAAGCGATAGACCATGAAGTAGAAGGAAGCCATGTTGAGATAGGTGTGGAGTTAGCGACAAAATATAAGGAACATCCTGTAGTGATAAATGCTATTGCATCTCACCACGGTGATACTGAGCCAACATCTGTCATCGCGGTACTAGTCGCAGCAGCTGATGCATTATCTGCTGCTCGACCGGGAGCAAGAAGTGAGACACTTGAAAACTATATTCGTCGTTTAGAGAAATTAGAGGAAATTTCTGAATCCTATGATGGAGTAGAGAAATCCTTCGCTATTCAAGCCGGTCGTGAAGTAAGAATTATGGTTCGCCCAGAAAGTATTGATGATCTGGAAGCTCATCGATTAGCAAGAGATATTCGTAAACGAATAGAAGAAGAGCTAGATTATCCTGGACATATTAAAGTGACCGTTATTCGAGAAACTAGAGCGGTAGAATACGCAAAATAAAAAATGTTAGAGCGAAAGCTCTAACATTTTTTTCTTTGACACGATGAAAAATAATGGGGAAAGATGTTTTTCACAAACTATACTTAACCAATTAAGATGTTCAATGAATTAGAGCTTGTTCGTAAGAGTGTATTTTCCACCTTATTTGTACACTAGTGCCAACAGAATAGATTGTGGTAAAATAGTTTAGAATTTGAATAAAGAAAGGGCTTAATTATGCAATTATTATTTATTGGAGATGTAGTAGGGTCTCCAGGACGGGATATGATCAAAACCTATTTACCGAAATTAAAGGAAAAATATCGACCGCATTTTACAATTATTAATGGTGAAAATTCAGCAGGAGGGAGAGGGATTACCGAGAAAATATATCGGCAATTTTTAGAGTCTGGGGCCAATGTTGTAACACTTGGAAATCATGCGTGGGATAATCGAGAGGTATTTGAGTTTATTGATGGGGCAAAGGCCCTCGTTAGACCGGCAAATTTCCCTCACAACGCACCAGGTAAAGGACTTATTT from Bacillus spongiae harbors:
- the rny gene encoding ribonuclease Y, with the protein product MQEALILIISILLGLIVGVVVGYFYRRSIAEAKIAGAHNAADQILEEAKREAEALKKEALLEAKDENHQLRIETERELRERRNELQKQENRLMQKEENLDRKDESLAKREMTLERKEDSLIKRQQHIDEMESKVDEMKQSQQAELERISSLTRDEARAIILDQVESELSHDIAIMVKEQENRAKEEGDKKAKEILSLAIQRCAAEHVAETTVSVVNLPNDEMKGRIIGREGRNIRTLETLTGIDLIIDDTPEAVILSGFDPIRRETARIALEKLVQDGRIHPARIEEMVDKSRREVDEYIREVGEQTTFEVGVHGLHPDLIKILGRLKYRTSYGQNVLKHSMEVAFLSGLLAAELGEDETLARRAGLLHDIGKAIDHEVEGSHVEIGVELATKYKEHPVVINAIASHHGDTEPTSVIAVLVAAADALSAARPGARSETLENYIRRLEKLEEISESYDGVEKSFAIQAGREVRIMVRPESIDDLEAHRLARDIRKRIEEELDYPGHIKVTVIRETRAVEYAK
- the recA gene encoding recombinase RecA encodes the protein MSERKAALDMALKQIEKQFGKGSIMKLGEETERRVSTIPSGSLALDAALGIGGYPRGRIIETYGPESSGKTTVALHAIAEVQAQGGQAAFIDAEHALDPVYAQKLGVNIEELLLSQPDTGEQALEIAEALVRSGAVDIIVIDSVAALVPKAEIEGEMGDSHVGLQARLMSQALRKLSGAINKSNTIAIFINQIREKVGVMFGNPETTPGGRALKFYSSVRLEVRRGETLKQGNEMVGNKTRIKVVKNKVAPPFRLAEVDIMYGEGISKEGEIIDLGSELDIVQKSGSWYSYNDERLGQGRENAKQFLKENPEIRQEIMVKIREHYGLDTGIVEEGQDQLDI